ATGAGTGCAAAAATACGCGTAAAATCTTGCGTAGTGGTGAAGTTGCACCGCCGAAAGAGGATCCGGTACCGTTGCCAGAATTGCCTTGCGAAAAGTCAGACGCCTATTTCGTGCTACGCGATGGCGCTGCTGGTGTCTTCCTGGCGGCTAATACATTCCCGAAATCGCGTGAAACACGTGCGCCTTTGGTTGAAGAGTTAGTGCGTTTCAAGGATCGTTTACCGGAAAAATTACGCTACCTGGCTGATGCGCCAGTGACGGATAATGAAGGTAATAAGACTCTGGTTCGCTTTAGCCGCAAAACCAAGCAACAATATGTTTCCTCAGAGAAAGAGGGCAAAGCCACCGGTTGGTCTGCTTTCTATATTGATGGCAAATGGGTTGAAGCTAAAAAATAGGTGTTTGACACGCATCTGAATGCGGCTAAGTGGTTAGTTTATCACTTAGCAGGAAAAATATTCACTGCGTCAAATAACGGGTTATACATGTAAAACCAGCCTTAATGGCTGGTTTTTTTTATTGGGCTAATTTATCCAAGTGCTTTATAGTCTTGGTCAAACCGTTGAAATTATCAATCGTTAACGGCTGTCTGCATTAAGTAAAAACACCATTATTTTTAAGCGAATACTCTACACCCTAAATAATTCGAATTGCAGCCTACGTATCGGCAGTTTGAAGTATGACAGGACCGTTAATTGCATGTGTATGCTCACGACCTTAAGTCGGCGATTAGGGCAAGATAAAGTGAGATAACAGGGGTGTATACAGTTACTGCTGAAATGATATAGTAGTTATATAAAATGTTTTTTTATCACCTAATGTTATTATAAGATCGATATTGACCACTTTGGCATCATGCAGTTATGGGTTTCAGTTAATAACTTCTCGGCATACCGGGTGATTCCGATATACCAAACTGTGGGTCTCCCACAGTGTTTAACCTAGGATGGTATAGATATGAAATTGCAGCAGCTCCGTTATATTGTTGAGGTGGTTAATCATAACCTTAACGTATCGTCCACCGCTGAAGGCCTGTACACCTCGCAACCTGGGATCAGTAAACAGGTCCGCATGTTGGAAGATGAGCTGGGTATCCAGATTTTTGCTCGCAGTGGTAAACATCTCACGCAGGTGACCCCAGCAGGGCTGGAAATCATCCGTATTGCCCGTGAAGTATTATCAAAAGTTGATGCCATTAAAGCGGTTGCTGGTGAACATACTTATCCCGATAAAGGGTCTTTGTATGTGGCGACGACCCATACTCAAGCGCGTTACGCATTGCCGAATGTGATTAAGGGCTTTATTGAGCGCTATCCTCGCGTGTCACTGCATATGCACCAAGGCTCGCCGACACAAATAGCAGAAGCGGTTTCCAAGGGCAGTGCTGACTTTGCTATTGCGACAGAAGCGCTACATTTGTATGACGACCTGATTATGTTGCCGTGCTATCACTGGAATCGCGCGGTGGTAGTGAAGCCCGATCATCCATTAGCAGGGAAAGCCCATGTCAGCATTGAAGAATTGGCTGCTTATCCTATTGTGACCTACACCTTCGGTTTTACTGGCCGCTCTGAACTGGATACTGCGTTTAATCGTGCTGGCCTGACGCCGCGCATTGTCTTTACCGCGACAGATGCTGATGTGATTAAAACCTATGTACGATTAGGGTTGGGTGTTGGGGTTATCGCCAGTATGGCAGTTGATCCGATCCAAGATCCTGATCTGGTGATAGTTGATGCCCGTGATATCTTTACTTACAGCACCACGAAAATTGGTTTTCGCCGTAGTACCTTCCTGCGCAGTTATATGTATGACTTTATTTTACGTTTTGCGCCTCATTTGACGCGCGATGTAGTAGATAAAGCGGTTGCGCTGCGCTCGAATGAAGATATCGAGGCGATGTTTAAAGATATTAAACTGCCGACCAAGTGATAACTAAATCAACAGCTTACATCTACCTCTAAAAATCATGGTCGCTCACTATGTGTGAATTGCGTGTAAGTTATGTGTAACTTTCCGCCGTGAGCTTAGACTCAACAGAGGAGGGGGGCAACCCCCTCTGTTTCATGTTTTATATTTCATTAGAACGCAGGTTTATCCACGACATTGGAGAAAATGGAGCTTTTAGAAGAGTGTAAATTGTGTGGTAAAAAGTGCTGTATTACAGAATTTGCATATAATCCCACACTGTTACTATAAGCGGCTTAAAAGAGTATCCAACCAATTGCTCATTATTGTTGATAGTGATGAGATAGAACCCTGATTCTGTAATTAAGACCCAAAATAAAAATCACTTTGCGCAGAATGCGAACAACCCCTTAGCGTAAAATATGAATCTTATGGGACTAACATATTTAGAACTTCGAAAAAAGTAATTGAGCAGGATGAGCGGATTGCAATAAATAGTTTCGATTACAAGAGGTTTTATCTGTATTTCATAAGTATATTATGGAGAGTATCACTAACGAGTCATGATAGTTGTAAAATATCGTTTTAGGTGGTGGTTTTGAAGATATTTTAAAGTTTTGTATTATAAAGAACAGAATGAAACTTGATCGCAGCAATAGCTTAAAAATCTATAATTTTTTCAAGGTTATCAGTGTTTAGAGTGGTAATGATTATTCAATATAAAAGCAACGATTGCCAGATGTATGTTAAGTGATGTGAGCAATAGTAGTAAATAATATCTGCTCTGAAATGATCGTATGGATTGCGTAAACAATATGCAATGAAATTGAAAATGGGAAAATATCTGATAGATGGGTGTTATTTTCACTGATATAAATTTAGCAACTGTTAAATAATATATTCGGATTGATATGAAAAAAACTCTACTATTACTGGGCGTCTTGTCATTAATGCCGCTGATGGTGCAGGCAGATGTGTCGCTTGACATCAATGTGCCCGGCGTCAGTTTACATTTAGGTGATCAAGATAAGCGTGGCTATTACTGGGATGGCTACGACTGGCGTCCACCACAATGGTGGCATGAGCACCGTGGTGGTCATATTGGTGATCGCAATGAGCGTGGTTATTATTGGGATGGTGGCCGTTGGCAGCGCCCACCAACACAAGACGGTCATAATCCATTCCGAGGGCAGGGGCATGGTAACCCTGGTCATAATGACGATGGCCCTCATGGTAATCAGCCACAACATAATGGAAATAACGGACATGGCCAACAAGGAAATAATAATGGGCCGGGTAGCAGTGGCAAGCCCGGAAGTCAAAATAACCAAGGTGGCC
The sequence above is drawn from the Yersinia enterocolitica subsp. enterocolitica genome and encodes:
- the cysB gene encoding HTH-type transcriptional regulator CysB: MKLQQLRYIVEVVNHNLNVSSTAEGLYTSQPGISKQVRMLEDELGIQIFARSGKHLTQVTPAGLEIIRIAREVLSKVDAIKAVAGEHTYPDKGSLYVATTHTQARYALPNVIKGFIERYPRVSLHMHQGSPTQIAEAVSKGSADFAIATEALHLYDDLIMLPCYHWNRAVVVKPDHPLAGKAHVSIEELAAYPIVTYTFGFTGRSELDTAFNRAGLTPRIVFTATDADVIKTYVRLGLGVGVIASMAVDPIQDPDLVIVDARDIFTYSTTKIGFRRSTFLRSYMYDFILRFAPHLTRDVVDKAVALRSNEDIEAMFKDIKLPTK
- a CDS encoding DUF2502 domain-containing protein — protein: MKKTLLLLGVLSLMPLMVQADVSLDINVPGVSLHLGDQDKRGYYWDGYDWRPPQWWHEHRGGHIGDRNERGYYWDGGRWQRPPTQDGHNPFRGQGHGNPGHNDDGPHGNQPQHNGNNGHGQQGNNNGPGSSGKPGSQNNQGGQNNSGAHGGQQIYPPKNNGYRG